The Caldisalinibacter kiritimatiensis DNA segment TCCATAATAAAAAATATAAAAGTTTGCGGTAATAAGGAGATATCTTATGGATATTAAAAAGCAGTTAGAAGAAAAAGTATTTGAAATGGAAAAAGTGGCTAAATTATTTGGTATAGAACCTTTTGATATATATTTTCTTGGAGGTTCTGCATGTATATTAGCTGGATATAGCCATAGAGCAACAAGGGACTTTGATTTCATAGATTTAGAATACCCTTCGAAGTTAGGAAAGGTTTTCGTGCATTTAAGAGATTTTGATATGCTAGAGTATGAAAGTACACTAATATCTCCTTTGTATAAAAAAAGATCTATGAGACTAGAAAAATTTAACCACTGTGCGTAAGTCTCCTATCTTCTATAAGTAGGAGATGTAAGCACCATAAAATCAATGATTCGATATCATTTATTTTATTATATAATAAAGCTATGATAGTTCTTTGATAACTGGATATATAAGGTTGCAAGGAGAATCCGTAAATAGCGAAAAACAAGCATTGCCTTCCTTGCGTAAAATATCCAAGGCACTAAAGAAACCGATAATATCGGCATCTACCCTCGGTACGAGGGAAAGTTACGCCTGTGGAGAGTCAAATAAGACCTTGCTAATACAGAAGGCACAACTCTAGGAAGCAGGAAAAGTTCTAGTACATGATACTAGAAGCTCCCACTTCAGCGTAAGCAAGTGGTGAGTAGTTCACATACTTAAATATATATGTATTATCAATAGAGGATATTATTGTAAGCAAAATAATTAGATTGTCTGAAAAAGATTTTCAGGATATAGATTTCCTTATAAAAAAAGCTGATAAAAACTTAATTAAAGAGATAATAAAAGAAGTAATAAATAGAAATGATTTATTTGAATCTAAAAAGGAAGAATTTAAAAGAAAGCTGAAGGTATTTAGGGAGAGATATGATGTATAGGATAGTCTGTGAAAGTTATAAAAACTATATAAAAGACTTTGATAAAGCAGAGAAAGATTATCGTTATCATATTATGACCCCTTTTGAATTAATATTAGATTTAGATAAATATAAGAAAGAGAAAGAAAGAGAAACTCTAAAATATAAAAAACTTCAGGATTTTATTTTTTTAGTTAAAGAATCTATAGATGATTATCCTCGATTTAAGTCCTTTCTATGGACTTTAGAATCAAGGGGAATAAAGGGCAAATACTACGGAGTATTGGAGGAAGAAGAGTTTAAAGAGCAAGTGAAGATAATAAGTATGTTTTTAAAGTTAAGCTATTGGACTTAGGAATGCTTGAACGATGAATCTGATTCATCGTTCAAGTTTAGAGAATTGAAAAGGCAAAAGAATATATAAGCTTCGTGAAGTATATTAAAAATGAATATACAAATGCAGAAGGATTATTATGGTATAATATGTGTATTAAAACGCTCTAATAAAAAATTAGTAAAGCGTAAATGAAACAAATAGAGGAAGGATATTTATGAAAAATAGATATGGACTTTCGAAAAATGAATTTTACAATTTAATAAATATATTAAAAAGTTATTCTAGAATAATTGAAAAAGTTATTCTTTTTGGTTCTAGAGCTAGAGGGGATTACAAACAAACTTCAGATATAGATATAGCTATAAAATTTAGAGGTAATAACGATAAAATTTACAACATTAAGGAAGATATTGCAAAACAAAATATAATATATACATTTGATATAGTAGATTATGATAAAGTGCAGAATGAAAAATTAAAAAAATATATAGACAATGAAGGTAAAATTATATTCCTAACTAATAAAGAGGGTGAGGTTATGGTGACTATCAATAAAATAAAAGATAAAATTGAAGATTTAAAGAAAGCTTTCAAAAAATTAGAAGAAGTTATGAGTAGAGATTATTTTGAAGATGATATTGTCCTAGATGCAGGGATACAAAGATTTGAATTTACGTATGAATTGTCTTGGAAGTTAATGAAAGTTTACCTTGAATATAATGGGAATCTAGAAGCTACTAGCCCTAGAAAAGCTATAAAAGAGGCTTTTAAAGAAGGATTAATAAAAGATGGACAAATATGGTTAAAAATGCTTGATGATAGAAATAAAACATCTCATTCTTATGAAGAAGAGAATGCTATAGAAATATTTAATAATGTTAAAAGTGAGTATATTTACTGTTTTGAAAAGTTCATAGATAGTATGGAAAGAGAAATATCAGTGGAACGCTGAACCCAGTTCGGCGTTCCACTGACAATATGTTAGGAAGGATTAATATTATGGTATTATAAACATATGAAATTGTCGATAATAGATAAACAGGCAGACGGACAGGTTCCTTGTCTGGCTAGGATAATTTAATGAACAGAGGTGTATTATGTTTAAACTTGATGAATATATCATATTAGACATTTGTGGAAATATAAATACTTATACAAAGGGAAAAAATTATTATTTTAACGATAAAGTGAAAAGATTAAAATATGAACCAGGAATGAATTTATTTGAGGCAACAGTTAAAGGAAGTAGGGCCTATAATATAGAGGTTTTATTTGATGATAAAGGTTATTTTAAGGATGCAAGCTGTACATGTCCTGCCTATGAAAAATATTGGGGATATTGCAAGCATATAGCAGCGGTATTATTTGAAATATTAGATAAAGACAGACGTAAAGAGTTTAATGTTCAAAAAACTTCAATAGAAGCAAAGGAAATCATAAATTATTTTAGAAATTTAGATGCTGATAGAAAGATACCTTTAGAATTAGAGATTAATTATGAATTTAATCCCTATGGAAATAAAATTGAAAATGTATCATATTTAAGCTTAAGGATTGGAGAAAAAAAGCTTTATAAAGTTAGAAATATACAGAAGTTTCTTGAAAGTATTGATTCCATAGAAGAATTATATTTTGGAAAGCAATTTACCTTTGATTTAAGAAAACAGATGTTCAAAGAAGAAGATAAGCCA contains these protein-coding regions:
- a CDS encoding DUF6036 family nucleotidyltransferase, coding for MYVLSIEDIIVSKIIRLSEKDFQDIDFLIKKADKNLIKEIIKEVINRNDLFESKKEEFKRKLKVFRERYDV
- a CDS encoding HI0074 family nucleotidyltransferase substrate-binding subunit, whose translation is MKNRYGLSKNEFYNLINILKSYSRIIEKVILFGSRARGDYKQTSDIDIAIKFRGNNDKIYNIKEDIAKQNIIYTFDIVDYDKVQNEKLKKYIDNEGKIIFLTNKEGEVMVTINKIKDKIEDLKKAFKKLEEVMSRDYFEDDIVLDAGIQRFEFTYELSWKLMKVYLEYNGNLEATSPRKAIKEAFKEGLIKDGQIWLKMLDDRNKTSHSYEEENAIEIFNNVKSEYIYCFEKFIDSMEREISVER